Within Hypomesus transpacificus isolate Combined female chromosome 10, fHypTra1, whole genome shotgun sequence, the genomic segment TGTGTATCCTATCCCAGCAGCCTGCATCAAGAATTCCGGCGATAGGTTATGTGCAAATGCTGCATCAGCGGCTGGCCCTCCATCGCCATGGAAACCGTCTGCTCCAGCCTCCCATCCGGTCTAAGCTGGAACACTCTGGAAATCTGAGTGGGAGAGAAGACGAGGCATCGATGATGATGCACTTCACTCGCCCACGTACTTTTGAGTGCCCGGAGGAGAGCAGTTTTGAATCAGACAATGTCTAGagttagtgtttgtgtgggatTGAGATCGTCATGGGATCAACACAGGATCAAACCTTTACCTGCTGCACATGGGGCTCCTTAGCAAACGAGGTCCTGGCCAGGCCATGGGTGTGCAGGGTCATCCCCTGCCCCACCAACTCCCCTTCCTCTATCTCCACAAGCCCTGCAGTGGGACGCTGCATGTTATGAAGCCTATCCCAAAACTGTGttcacattcaatattttgtattttgaaaGGCGTCTCCCAAATAAATAGGAGTAGCAACTATAGTAGTGTCAATGTATGATTTGGGACAAGGAGGGTTGTGTCAGGATAAGGCTTTGGATGGCACCTGAATTTTGAGCAATGATGAAGGCCACTCTGTTGGTGCCTGGTTGCAGCCTGATGAAGCCACATTCCCTATGTAGAGGTTTTTTGTTCTCAGCATGTGAGGCATTAAACCTGAGGATAAAGAATACATTGTTAAATTGTTAGTCTCATATGAAGGCTTTATGACCAGAAATGTAATCAATAAAGCAATGACGATAGGCGTTAACTATTGCAAAAACATCCAACATTAAATCACACTCACGTGAAGTTGATAACCGGTTGTCCTACTTGAGAGAACTGCAGAGTCTCATTGTACCGGAAAGGTGGTATCGAAGAAAAAGAGCCCTCTCCGGGCTCATCTGATTCCCAGGTTCCAAGCAGCCAGTCAAGCGCCAATACAGCGGGGTTCAACTCTGCTTTATGGGGTCGATCCAACACAACAGCCAGGTTCA encodes:
- the thap4 gene encoding THAP domain-containing protein 4 isoform X1, producing MACPFHHSAELNPAVLALDWLLGTWESDEPGEGSFSSIPPFRYNETLQFSQVGQPVINFTFNASHAENKKPLHRECGFIRLQPGTNRVAFIIAQNSGLVEIEEGELVGQGMTLHTHGLARTSFAKEPHVQQISRVFQLRPDGRLEQTVSMAMEGQPLMQHLHITYRRNS
- the thap4 gene encoding THAP domain-containing protein 4 isoform X2, producing MACPFHHSELNPAVLALDWLLGTWESDEPGEGSFSSIPPFRYNETLQFSQVGQPVINFTFNASHAENKKPLHRECGFIRLQPGTNRVAFIIAQNSGLVEIEEGELVGQGMTLHTHGLARTSFAKEPHVQQISRVFQLRPDGRLEQTVSMAMEGQPLMQHLHITYRRNS